Proteins encoded in a region of the Athene noctua chromosome 4, bAthNoc1.hap1.1, whole genome shotgun sequence genome:
- the NOA1 gene encoding nitric oxide-associated protein 1, with protein sequence MVAAGRAAGGGEGGDGAESRRAAADRQRQRRVPCAPCLRHSRGGATARAVSQKATGERARAAATPRPARCLPRRRRCPAMLRLAPLLLRHLARARPWAPVPRRGVAASASGEEERFIFLEYEPEPNEVAAAAAATVPRWEQRKPGRERRERGPVAGQPDPSVTPSGVSCSGCGAELQCSDGTAPGFVPAEKYRSLSEGTAGLRGAVCQRCWLLARHSRALRLQLPPDQHRLVVSAALRRPPRHGRGPLLLYVLDVLELPDPVLPQLPALLGPDVPAAGLLVVGNKVDLLPADSAGHLGRLRQRLVTACAQAGLREAPLVDVRLVSAKTGFGLEGLVSRLQRSWKCAGDVYLLGATNSGKSTLFNILLRSDYCKSRAPDIVDRATVSPWPGTTLNLLKFPIINPTCDRIFRRQERLKEEATKTEDQLSSEEKKYLNQLKKQGYLVGRVGRTFQQQKARPVVDFDPDMLSYSIDEEPRHSPRKHEEREEFTYNEVKDARWCFDTPGIVKENCVLNLLTDKEVKLVLPTHAIIPRTFILKPGMVLFLAALGRVDYLEGEKSAWFSVMASNLLPVHISTLNNADAIYEKHAGQELLKVPMGGKERMKEFPPLVPQDITLKGIGTTEAVADIKLSSAGWVAVTAHAEEKLLLRAYTPEGTALVVREPPLLPYISTIRGSRIAGTAAYRTKKPPSLVENLKTAGKR encoded by the exons ATGGTGGCAGCGGGAAGAGCCGCGGGTGGCGGCGAAGGCGGAGACGGAGCCGAGTCGAGGCGCGCGGCGGCGGACCGGCAGCGGCAGCGTCGCGTGCCCTGCGCGCCCTGCCTGCGTCACTCGCGAGGCGGGGCGACTGCGCGCGCCGTCTCCCAGAAGGCAACGGGGGAGCGCGCACGCGCGGCTGCtacgccccgccccgcccgctgcCTCCCGCGGCGGAGGCGCTGCCCCGCCATGCTccgcctggccccgctgctccTGCGCCACCTGGCCCGCGCTCGGCCCTGGGCTCCGGTGCCGCGGCGCGGGGTGGCGGCATCAGCCAGCGGCGAGGAGGAGCGGTTTATCTTTCTAGAGTATGAGCCAGAGCCGAacgaggtggcggcggcggcggcggcaacgGTGCCCCGCTGGGAGCAGCGGAAGCCGGGCagggagcggcgggagcgggggcCGGTGGCGGGTCAGCCCGATCCCTCGGTGACGCCGAGCGGTGTGAGCTGCTCGGGCTGCGGGGCTGAGCTGCAGTGCTCCGACGGTACGGCGCCGGGCTTCGTGCCGGCAGAGAAGTACCGGAGCCTGTCGGAGGGcacggcggggctgcggggcgccgTCTGCCAGCGGTGCTGGCTGCTGGCGCGCCACAGCCGGGCCCTGCGGCTGCAGCTGCCGCCCGACCAGCATCGCCTGGTGGTGAGCGCCGCCctgcgccgcccgccgcgccaCGGCCGCGGCCCGCTCCTTCTCTACGTCCTCGACGTGCTGGAGCTGCCCGACCCGGTGCTGCCCCAGCTGCCGGCGCTGCTGGGCCCAGACgtccccgccgccgggctgctGGTGGTGGGCAACAAGGTGGACCTGCTGCCCGCCGACTCTGCCGGGCACCTGGGGCGGCTGCGGCAGCGGCTGGTGACAGCCTGTGCCCAGGCCGGCCTGCGCGAAGCCCCGCTGGTGGACGTCCGCCTGGTGAGTGCCAAGACGGGCTTCGGCCTAGAGGGGCTGGTCAGCCGGCTGCAGCGCTCCTGGAAGTGTGCCGGAGACGTCTACCTGCTAGGCGCCACCAACTCCGGCAAGTCGACGCTCTTCAACATCTTGTTGCGCTCCGACTACTGCAAGTCCCGTGCCCCCGACATCGTCGACAGGGCCACCGTCTCCCCCTGGCCAG GGACAACACTGAACCTATTGAAATTTCCAATTATTAATCCTACATGTGACAGGATATTTCGAAGGCAGGAGAGACTGAAAGAGGAGGCAACAAAAACAGAAGATCAGCtaagcagtgaagaaaaaaagtacCTTAATCAACTTAAAAAGCAAGGTTACTTAGTAG GAAGAGTTGGAAGAACATTTCAACAGCAGAAGGCTAGACCTGTGGTTGACTTTGACCCTGACATGCTCTCATACAGCATAGATGAAGAGCCCAGACATTCCCCTAGGAAGCATGAGGAAAGGGAGGAGTTCACATACAACGAAGTGAAGGATGCTCGCTGGTGTTTTGACACTCCAGGGATTGTAAAGGAAAACTGT GTTTTAAATCTCCTGACAGATAAAGAAGTAAAGCTGGTTTTGCCAACACATGCCATCATTCCACGGACCTTCATTCTCAAGCCAggaatggttttgtttttagCAGCCTTGGGACGAGTAGACTACTTAGAG GGAGAAAAGTCTGCCTGGTTTTCTGTCATGGCTTCTAACCTGTTGCCAGTCCACATTTCTACCCTGAATAACGCAGATGCCATCTATGAGAAACATGCTGGCCAAGAATTACTAAAG GTTCCCATGGGTGGCAAAGAGCGAATGAAAGAGTTCCCTCCGCTTGTCCCTCAGGACATTACACTGAAAGGAATTGGTACCACTGAGGCAGTCGCAGATATCAAGCTTTCCTCTGCAg GCTGGGTGGCAGTGACAGCTCACGCAGAAGAGAAATTGCTGCTCCGAGCCTATACTCCTGAGGGCACTGCATTGGTAGTGCGGGAGCCTCCCCTTTTGCCATACATCAGTACCATCAGAGGGTCCCGGATCGCAGGCACTGCTGCCTATAGGACCAAAAAGCCTCCCTCCCTGGTGGAAAACCTGAAAACCGCAGGGAAAAGATAA